One Gemmatimonadota bacterium genomic window carries:
- a CDS encoding class I SAM-dependent methyltransferase, with amino-acid sequence MYTLGKPPGSVTDPELYKEEARSLGDLVREHCRGSVLDIPCGTGYWLQFYAANCSAITLVDQSENMLEEGREKARAQGVEPNTRFVKADALDVSLEDRSFDSVLVGFFLSHVTDSQIDRFFHSLRNALKPGGRVVILDSSWTRYRGSRSKEGTTVRTLNDGRQFEIYKRYFEGADFVRLSESCEMDFTVQYEGKLYLGVTGTVRE; translated from the coding sequence ATCTACACACTGGGCAAGCCGCCCGGTTCGGTTACGGATCCGGAGTTGTACAAGGAAGAGGCCCGGTCCCTGGGGGATCTCGTTCGGGAACACTGTCGCGGCAGCGTCCTGGATATCCCCTGCGGAACGGGCTACTGGCTACAGTTTTACGCTGCGAACTGTTCGGCGATCACGCTCGTGGATCAGTCGGAGAACATGCTCGAGGAGGGAAGAGAGAAGGCGCGCGCGCAAGGCGTCGAACCGAACACCAGGTTCGTGAAGGCCGACGCCCTCGATGTGTCGCTGGAAGACCGGTCCTTCGATTCCGTGCTCGTGGGGTTCTTCCTCAGCCACGTCACCGACAGCCAGATAGACCGGTTCTTCCATAGCTTGCGAAACGCACTGAAGCCGGGCGGACGCGTTGTCATCCTGGACTCTAGCTGGACGCGGTACCGCGGGTCCCGGTCCAAGGAAGGCACTACGGTACGCACGCTCAATGACGGGCGGCAATTCGAGATCTACAAGCGGTACTTCGAAGGGGCGGATTTCGTCCGGTTGTCGGAATCCTGCGAAATGGACTTCACTGTGCAATACGAGGGCAAGCTCTACCTCGGCGTCACGGGAACGGTGCGTGAATGA